From Corynebacterium pseudotuberculosis:
TCCCACAACAGGAAAGGCCTGGTTTGTTGATTCAGTGGTGCAACAGCGGAGATAGGCTACGGCGGGAAAATACAGCTCCAGGTCATCCCTGTGTGATCACAAGATGCACTAGTGAATTATGGGGATAGAAAATGGGCGCCATACAAGGAAATATGACGCCCACTGGAAAGAATCGACGATTCCTTCCTACCTCCGCATGATTTTCTTTGATAGCCAGTTGCCAAAGAGCTGAGCAATCTGCACGATGAGGATGATCACGAAGGTCGCCACGTAGGTGACCTCCCAATCATAAGCACGGTAGCCGTAGACGATGGCAAAGTCTCCGAGACCGCCGCCGCCGATATAACCGGCCATTGCAGACATATCCACGATGGCGATAAAGATAAAGGTATAGCCGAGAACTAGTGGCCCCAGGGCCTCGGGGACGATCACCGACGTGATGATCTTCCAGGGGCTCGCTCCCATGGAACGAGCGGCCTCGATAACGCCGGGGTCAATTGTGACAAGATTTTGTTCTACGATGCGAGCAACGGCGAAGGTCGCTGCAATGGACATGATGAACATGGCGGCTTCGCGACCAATGGTTGTTCCCACCACCGCCAGCGTGAGGGGGC
This genomic window contains:
- a CDS encoding methionine ABC transporter permease: MTTQILAANWSRLGDTFTSAIVDTLIMVSVTLVVGGLLGLALGILLYTTRAGGILHNKFIYTIINILVNFVRPIPFIIMITAFGPLTLAVVGTTIGREAAMFIMSIAATFAVARIVEQNLVTIDPGVIEAARSMGASPWKIITSVIVPEALGPLVLGYTFIFIAIVDMSAMAGYIGGGGLGDFAIVYGYRAYDWEVTYVATFVIILIVQIAQLFGNWLSKKIMRR